In Pseudomonadota bacterium, one genomic interval encodes:
- a CDS encoding response regulator, with protein sequence MEDASSPQGKRRVFPGPSGLSQGWLSTTDREKDIKEKNTPTYPGIHNRNSMAVSTCGPRFKKPWRFLRTLYRGDLMPHETADKDIDNRQNLPGPGKTPGAGGENSRSEQLHRNPLRLLIVDDSRLIRTAVRSTFEQDSRIRVVGEAGNGREALEMIPQIKPDVVTLDINMPKMDGLLTLKHIMIKHPTPTVMLSSLTREGATKTFDALRFGAIDFIEKPSRFGDEALATQRRQLREKIMLVANVRIENVRLLRSTATSPAADPAKTDIEHYVVFGASEGGYGALLKIIPRLKPQWPATYLAVVHADPSHIDAFADYLHKHSAINVQRAVNGITLQNGTCYLAAGSEYITTSQEQQGLSLRVHPSPFPDRRGAINMLMLSLSEIMPQRTIGIILSGREQDGAEGVAEIARMKGKVIIQSPHTCLFREMPQAAILKCSSGKVLPDAYIADAIKTYCQTL encoded by the coding sequence TTGGAAGATGCTTCAAGTCCGCAGGGAAAACGCCGCGTTTTCCCTGGCCCGAGTGGTCTTTCCCAGGGATGGCTGAGCACCACGGATCGGGAAAAAGACATTAAGGAAAAGAATACGCCGACGTATCCTGGAATACACAATCGTAATTCCATGGCCGTTTCAACCTGCGGGCCGCGCTTTAAAAAACCCTGGCGTTTTTTGCGAACACTCTATCGAGGAGATCTTATGCCGCATGAGACTGCAGACAAAGACATCGACAACCGGCAGAACTTACCGGGCCCCGGCAAGACTCCCGGGGCCGGCGGTGAAAATTCACGATCCGAGCAACTGCACCGGAACCCCCTCAGGCTTCTGATTGTCGACGATTCCCGGCTGATCCGCACCGCGGTCAGAAGTACATTCGAGCAGGATTCCCGGATCAGGGTGGTGGGCGAAGCCGGCAACGGCAGGGAAGCATTAGAGATGATCCCCCAAATCAAACCCGATGTCGTCACCCTCGACATCAACATGCCGAAAATGGACGGCTTGCTGACCTTGAAGCATATCATGATCAAACATCCCACGCCCACGGTCATGCTCAGCTCCCTGACCAGGGAAGGCGCGACCAAAACCTTCGATGCCTTACGCTTCGGTGCCATCGATTTCATCGAAAAACCTTCCCGGTTCGGCGACGAGGCCCTGGCAACCCAACGACGACAACTTCGGGAAAAAATCATGCTGGTCGCAAACGTCAGAATTGAAAATGTACGACTGCTGCGATCAACCGCAACCAGTCCCGCCGCGGACCCGGCCAAAACCGACATTGAACACTATGTGGTTTTCGGAGCTTCCGAAGGCGGTTACGGCGCCCTTCTGAAAATCATTCCACGACTTAAACCGCAATGGCCGGCGACCTATCTGGCGGTTGTCCACGCCGACCCGTCCCATATTGACGCTTTTGCCGATTACCTGCACAAGCACAGCGCCATCAACGTGCAACGGGCCGTAAACGGGATTACCCTGCAAAACGGCACTTGCTATCTGGCGGCGGGATCCGAATACATAACCACGAGCCAGGAGCAGCAAGGTCTGAGCTTAAGAGTACACCCGTCTCCCTTTCCCGATCGGCGCGGTGCCATCAACATGCTGATGCTGTCGCTCTCTGAAATCATGCCACAACGCACAATCGGCATTATTCTTTCCGGACGGGAACAGGATGGGGCCGAGGGCGTGGCCGAAATCGCCCGGATGAAGGGGAAAGTCATCATTCAATCTCCCCACACCTGCCTGTTCAGGGAAATGCCCCAGGCCGCCATCTTGAAATGCAGCTCAGGCAAAGTCTTACCCGATGCCTATATCGCGGACGCGATAAAAACTTATTGCCAAACCCTTTAG
- a CDS encoding thiol peroxidase: MAQITLHNHSVNTIGELPAIGAKAPDFELSRADLSLATLKDFSGRRLVLNIFPSIDTGICATSVRRFNAAAAKLDNTTVLCISADLPFAQARFCGAEGLHNVITLSAMRDRKFGEDYGVTMIDGPLAGLFSRAVVVTNEQGTIIHTEQVPEIAQEPDYDAALAKLG; this comes from the coding sequence ATGGCCCAGATCACTTTACACAACCATTCGGTCAACACAATCGGCGAGCTTCCCGCAATCGGCGCCAAGGCTCCGGACTTTGAGCTTTCCCGGGCCGACCTGAGTCTCGCCACGCTTAAGGATTTCAGCGGTCGGCGCCTGGTTCTCAACATTTTCCCCAGCATCGACACCGGAATCTGCGCCACTTCAGTCCGGCGTTTCAACGCGGCCGCGGCAAAACTCGACAACACCACGGTGCTTTGCATCTCGGCCGACCTGCCCTTTGCCCAGGCCCGTTTCTGCGGGGCTGAAGGTTTACACAACGTAATCACCCTGTCGGCCATGCGCGACCGCAAGTTCGGCGAGGATTACGGAGTGACCATGATTGACGGTCCGCTGGCCGGTCTTTTTTCCCGGGCAGTCGTGGTTACAAATGAGCAGGGAACGATAATCCACACCGAGCAGGTCCCGGAAATCGCCCAGGAACCCGACTATGACGCGGCTCTCGCCAAACTTGGCTGA
- a CDS encoding 4Fe-4S dicluster domain-containing protein, whose product MDVYRLLAGHLDNLPAGFPATASGVELRILRRLFAPEEAAIALGLRMMPEPAARIARRLGADENEVAAKLETMAGKGLIFRSRKDELVLYMASQFVVGIWEYHVNDLNADLIHDVNEYLPYLMEKTWSAMETKQLRVIPVAESVNPEAAVMPYEEAERIIRSQSKIVVAPCICRREQKMVGAGCDSPMEACFSFGAAAFYYEENGLGRAVSQEEALVLMGKGLDAGLVLQPSNSQKPINICMCCGCCCQVLKNIKKMPQPARMVSSNYYAEVDAERCVACGACAEHCHMEALHIEAQAVVDPERCIGCGVCVPVCSFEALRLRRKEPEKQIVPPETMVQTFMQMARERGKL is encoded by the coding sequence ATGGATGTGTATCGGCTACTCGCCGGTCATCTGGATAATCTGCCGGCGGGTTTTCCCGCTACCGCCAGCGGCGTTGAATTGCGGATTCTGCGGCGGCTTTTCGCGCCGGAGGAAGCGGCTATCGCCCTGGGCTTGCGGATGATGCCGGAGCCGGCGGCCAGAATCGCTCGCCGGCTGGGCGCGGATGAAAACGAGGTGGCGGCAAAACTGGAGACGATGGCCGGCAAGGGGTTGATTTTTCGTTCGCGCAAGGATGAACTTGTGCTCTACATGGCGTCGCAGTTCGTCGTCGGTATCTGGGAATACCATGTCAATGATCTCAATGCGGATCTGATCCACGATGTTAACGAATATCTGCCTTACCTGATGGAAAAAACCTGGTCCGCCATGGAAACCAAGCAGCTGCGCGTGATTCCGGTGGCGGAAAGCGTGAATCCGGAAGCGGCGGTGATGCCTTACGAGGAGGCGGAAAGGATTATCAGAAGCCAGAGTAAAATCGTGGTAGCTCCCTGCATCTGCCGTCGGGAGCAGAAAATGGTGGGCGCGGGTTGCGACAGCCCGATGGAGGCCTGTTTTTCCTTCGGCGCGGCCGCTTTCTACTATGAGGAAAACGGTCTGGGGCGGGCGGTTTCCCAGGAAGAGGCGCTGGTGTTGATGGGTAAGGGCCTGGATGCGGGTTTGGTTCTGCAGCCCAGCAATTCCCAGAAACCGATCAATATCTGCATGTGCTGCGGCTGCTGTTGTCAGGTCCTGAAAAATATCAAAAAGATGCCGCAACCGGCCCGCATGGTCAGTTCGAATTATTATGCCGAGGTCGATGCCGAGCGTTGCGTGGCCTGCGGCGCTTGCGCCGAGCACTGTCATATGGAAGCGCTGCACATCGAGGCCCAGGCCGTGGTTGATCCGGAGCGCTGTATCGGTTGCGGGGTCTGTGTCCCGGTTTGCTCCTTCGAGGCTTTGCGCCTGCGTCGCAAAGAACCTGAAAAACAGATCGTGCCTCCGGAAACCATGGTGCAAACCTTTATGCAGATGGCCCGGGAACGGGGTAAACTGTAA
- a CDS encoding hydrogenase maturation nickel metallochaperone HypA, translating into MHELPVITEILKVVLEHAARHRLRRVTAVHLEVGALSELEDEWLQRYFDHLSRGGRAAGARLLLKRVPATLTCADCGAEFAFDGGAQARNYCPACAGHHCRLLRGQGYFIKNLEGI; encoded by the coding sequence ATGCACGAGCTTCCGGTCATTACCGAGATTCTGAAGGTGGTTCTGGAACATGCCGCCCGGCATCGGTTGCGGCGGGTAACTGCGGTCCATCTTGAGGTTGGGGCTTTGAGCGAGCTTGAAGATGAGTGGTTGCAGCGTTATTTTGACCATCTCAGCCGGGGCGGCCGGGCCGCTGGCGCCCGGCTCCTGCTCAAACGGGTGCCGGCGACCCTGACTTGTGCCGACTGCGGCGCTGAATTTGCTTTTGACGGTGGGGCGCAGGCCCGCAATTATTGTCCGGCTTGCGCCGGCCATCACTGCCGTTTGTTGCGCGGGCAGGGCTATTTTATCAAAAATCTGGAGGGCATATGA
- the hypB gene encoding hydrogenase accessory protein HypB codes for MNDAIRLIEVKEELFADNRKVAEALRRRLRRQKTLLLNLMASPGAGKTSLVLSTIAALADEIRLGVIEADIDSLVDAETVVRAGVEAVQLRTGGFCHVDASMVEKGLAGFAGSGFELIILENVGNLVCPAEFDTGAHKNVMILSVPEGDDKPLKYPLMFSLCDVLVVNKMDYLPFSDFNLEKMRERVLRLNPAIEIFPLSCRSGEGLELWLSWLRAELARG; via the coding sequence ATGAATGACGCGATCCGTCTGATCGAAGTTAAGGAAGAGCTTTTTGCCGACAATCGCAAGGTGGCCGAGGCTCTGCGCCGGCGCTTGCGGCGACAAAAAACCCTGCTGCTTAACCTAATGGCTTCTCCCGGCGCCGGCAAAACCAGCCTGGTTTTAAGCACCATCGCCGCTCTGGCCGACGAAATCAGACTGGGCGTGATCGAAGCGGATATCGATTCCCTGGTCGACGCTGAAACCGTGGTTCGGGCCGGGGTTGAAGCGGTGCAACTGCGGACCGGGGGGTTTTGTCATGTCGATGCCTCGATGGTTGAAAAGGGGCTGGCTGGTTTCGCCGGTTCCGGTTTTGAGCTGATTATTCTGGAAAATGTCGGAAATCTGGTCTGCCCGGCCGAATTTGATACCGGGGCTCATAAAAATGTGATGATTCTGAGTGTTCCCGAAGGTGACGATAAGCCGCTTAAATATCCGCTGATGTTTTCTTTGTGCGATGTTCTGGTGGTCAACAAAATGGATTATCTACCTTTTTCCGATTTTAATCTGGAAAAGATGCGGGAAAGGGTGCTGAGACTGAATCCGGCGATAGAGATTTTTCCCCTCTCCTGCCGCAGCGGGGAGGGGCTGGAACTCTGGTTGTCCTGGCTGCGGGCGGAACTGGCCCGGGGCTGA
- a CDS encoding TonB-dependent receptor codes for MLKDLSFFPRSASALFAAFILVSGFGLAAAESPVRLDNLVVESSALGDEFHTGDVDPAQLTSFATVINLADIDPGITSLGELLGKEVGVQVRGSGGLGGYASVSLRGASGDQVYIYLDGVLLNDASGGGVNLALVPLHDLVAIEIYRGNAPVNFNRSGLGGVINLRSRRSGSGSGGSLGFGLGSFAGKRLAAALHHRQAGHFDLLAQAEYLGSDNDFKFDNDNGTTWNPADDRREKRQNNELFRRSLLLKGGYYFSEDLRLELSEQYLNQDRRLPTWNNSAVADTHFQTENHLFRARLEADNVSSWRLNLASQLFYGDKEETYNDVQGIIGLGRQHDQYQTKKYGASLFVEWPMEGQVLSFNLEAGRETYATEDLLLHRPRGDSRRHYVAAALQDSIYFFQQRLLLLPACHYQWYDDRLESAVGNYGSAIPGYRRRHDLISPVFGLRYRLWGPLTLRANWAAYGREPSFYELFGDRGLIVGNPDLKPEKGRNYDLGLNLDLPLNFVWLSRIELESALFYSRIDDLIARVYDARGVGHTENISAARVNGLELRAVLNLGVGFRLLGNATWQKSENRGDIGAFRGRELPGRWEEGFLVRLENRWGRLMSYLEYQGQSGMYYDAANLLPASAKNLLNCGLTLTLALSGREWQLNLEAKNLGGDEYQDFNGYPMPEQEYFCNLSCRF; via the coding sequence TTGTTAAAAGATCTTTCCTTTTTTCCGAGGTCGGCTTCCGCGTTGTTTGCCGCTTTTATTCTGGTGAGCGGCTTTGGCTTGGCGGCGGCCGAATCGCCGGTGCGGCTGGATAACCTCGTGGTTGAAAGTAGCGCGCTGGGCGACGAGTTCCACACCGGGGATGTCGATCCGGCTCAGCTGACCTCGTTTGCGACGGTTATCAATCTCGCCGATATCGATCCCGGCATTACCAGTCTCGGCGAACTGTTGGGCAAGGAAGTCGGAGTGCAGGTGCGGGGCTCCGGCGGCCTTGGCGGTTATGCATCGGTTTCCCTGCGCGGGGCTTCCGGAGATCAGGTTTATATCTATCTCGATGGCGTTTTGCTTAACGATGCGTCCGGGGGCGGGGTCAATCTGGCCCTGGTGCCGCTGCATGATCTCGTCGCGATCGAGATTTATCGGGGAAACGCGCCGGTTAATTTTAATCGTTCCGGTCTCGGCGGGGTGATCAATCTTCGCAGTCGTCGCAGCGGTTCGGGAAGCGGCGGCAGTCTTGGTTTCGGTTTGGGGTCCTTTGCCGGTAAACGCCTGGCGGCGGCTTTGCATCATCGTCAGGCCGGACACTTCGATTTGCTGGCTCAGGCCGAATATTTGGGCAGTGACAATGATTTTAAATTCGACAATGATAACGGAACAACCTGGAATCCGGCCGATGACCGCCGGGAAAAACGGCAGAACAATGAACTGTTCCGGCGTAGTCTGCTGCTGAAAGGCGGCTATTATTTCAGTGAGGATCTGCGCCTGGAGCTTTCCGAACAGTATCTAAACCAGGACCGCCGTCTGCCGACCTGGAATAACAGCGCGGTCGCCGATACTCATTTTCAGACAGAGAATCATCTTTTTCGCGCTCGGCTGGAGGCCGATAACGTTAGTTCCTGGAGACTCAATCTGGCGAGCCAGCTTTTTTATGGCGACAAGGAAGAAACCTACAATGACGTGCAGGGGATTATCGGTCTCGGCCGTCAGCATGATCAGTACCAAACGAAAAAATACGGTGCGTCTCTGTTCGTCGAATGGCCGATGGAAGGCCAGGTTCTTTCCTTTAACCTGGAAGCGGGGCGTGAAACCTATGCCACCGAGGATCTTCTTCTGCACCGGCCCCGAGGCGACAGTCGTCGCCATTATGTCGCCGCCGCCCTGCAGGACAGCATCTATTTTTTTCAGCAGCGTCTGCTTCTGCTCCCGGCCTGTCATTATCAGTGGTACGATGACCGGCTTGAAAGCGCGGTCGGCAATTATGGCAGCGCAATTCCCGGATATCGGCGGCGCCACGATCTGATCAGTCCGGTTTTCGGTCTGCGCTATCGTTTGTGGGGGCCACTGACTTTGCGGGCCAACTGGGCCGCCTATGGCCGGGAGCCCTCGTTTTATGAGCTTTTCGGGGACCGCGGTCTGATTGTCGGCAATCCCGATCTGAAACCTGAAAAGGGGCGGAATTACGATCTCGGGCTTAATCTCGACTTGCCTTTGAATTTTGTCTGGCTGAGTCGGATTGAACTTGAAAGCGCGCTTTTTTACAGCCGGATTGACGATCTGATTGCCAGAGTTTACGATGCCCGTGGGGTTGGTCATACGGAAAATATCTCGGCCGCCCGAGTCAACGGTCTGGAGCTGCGGGCGGTCTTGAATCTGGGGGTCGGTTTTCGCCTGCTTGGCAACGCCACCTGGCAGAAGAGCGAGAACCGCGGGGATATCGGAGCTTTCCGCGGGCGGGAGCTGCCTGGCCGTTGGGAAGAAGGTTTTCTGGTGCGGTTGGAAAACCGCTGGGGCCGGCTGATGAGCTATCTGGAGTATCAGGGCCAGAGCGGAATGTATTATGATGCCGCCAATCTTCTGCCGGCCTCCGCGAAAAATCTGCTTAACTGCGGCCTGACCCTGACCCTGGCCTTGTCCGGTCGCGAGTGGCAGCTTAATCTTGAAGCAAAAAACTTGGGCGGGGACGAATATCAGGACTTTAATGGTTATCCGATGCCGGAACAGGAATATTTCTGCAATCTGAGCTGTCGCTTTTAA
- a CDS encoding aldehyde dehydrogenase encodes MRYAETGFNLEIDLTRGNIEKVATDPKETELYLGGLGTNAKLLWDRVPPEVEAFDPENLLIFSAGLLCGTPATGCNRTIVSTISPQTRLMAFSMMGGFWAPELKYAGYDKVVLRGKAPGLVYLWIKNDKVEIRDASHLRGKGAIETAEMIKKELGEPKAQVAAIGLAGENRVYYASIEQGRSSASRGGIGAVMGAKGVKAIVVRGTKDINIAEPEKFLGLCNEVLEYIKHREGNPIPGVMPILAGLGSPQEMKVHDEKWHTENFMWGNSRIRRKDFWNDEIAETWTETLESSRTRLISCYNCPMKCGATISLPGLPTYMMKCFSKLTYTMAAFSDLEFGLRIAQRATEYGLDGFSTPQVMAFALELLENGILSESDFPGMPADNEGRFYWLLDKIVRREGIGDLLADGTYWAAQRIGKGAEAYAHNNIKKTEQLPLKLSMLNPIYFLMYATGEKMNITQIEGQFPQTPFMTREEREAFVADWIQVPDDRFKQYLLDWEPRGENSMPFYPTVPMCCDIVDWQERMHYIDDALGVCAGLSSFPLKPPYHIHNYPKFIESGAGIAMDKDKLTLAAKRYRTLVRAINIRRGMRRSDEKPPENHWKKRFPELEAQLLDEYYKLKGWNNDGIPTKESLAELSLDYVGEDFIARGILTESEADSTATAKEQGE; translated from the coding sequence ATGAGGTACGCAGAGACTGGATTTAATTTAGAAATTGATCTGACCCGGGGCAATATTGAAAAGGTCGCGACCGATCCAAAGGAAACCGAGCTGTATCTCGGCGGTCTGGGAACCAATGCGAAACTGCTCTGGGACCGGGTGCCCCCTGAAGTCGAGGCCTTTGACCCGGAGAACCTGTTGATTTTCAGTGCCGGACTATTGTGCGGCACGCCGGCCACCGGTTGCAACCGGACCATTGTCAGCACCATTTCCCCCCAGACCAGACTGATGGCTTTTTCCATGATGGGTGGTTTCTGGGCCCCGGAGCTCAAATACGCCGGCTATGACAAGGTGGTTTTGCGGGGCAAGGCGCCCGGCCTGGTTTACCTGTGGATTAAGAACGACAAGGTCGAAATCCGTGACGCCTCCCATCTGCGGGGCAAAGGCGCGATTGAAACCGCGGAGATGATCAAAAAGGAACTGGGCGAGCCGAAAGCCCAGGTCGCGGCCATCGGCCTGGCCGGCGAGAACCGGGTTTATTACGCCTCGATTGAGCAGGGTCGTTCCAGCGCCAGTCGCGGCGGTATCGGTGCGGTGATGGGTGCTAAAGGGGTCAAGGCGATTGTCGTGCGGGGCACCAAAGATATCAATATTGCCGAACCCGAAAAATTTCTTGGTCTCTGCAACGAGGTTCTGGAATATATTAAACATCGCGAAGGTAATCCGATTCCCGGGGTCATGCCGATTCTTGCCGGGCTCGGTTCGCCCCAGGAAATGAAGGTTCACGACGAGAAGTGGCATACCGAGAACTTTATGTGGGGTAATTCGCGGATCCGGCGCAAGGATTTCTGGAACGATGAAATTGCCGAGACCTGGACCGAAACCCTGGAAAGTTCCCGGACCCGGCTGATCAGCTGCTATAACTGTCCGATGAAATGCGGGGCCACGATTTCCCTGCCGGGGCTGCCGACCTACATGATGAAATGTTTTTCCAAACTGACCTATACCATGGCGGCTTTTTCCGATCTTGAATTCGGTCTGCGTATCGCCCAGCGGGCAACCGAGTACGGTCTCGATGGTTTCTCCACTCCGCAGGTCATGGCCTTTGCCTTGGAACTGCTTGAAAACGGGATTCTCTCGGAGAGTGATTTTCCAGGTATGCCGGCCGATAACGAAGGGCGCTTTTACTGGCTGCTTGATAAGATAGTCAGACGTGAAGGGATCGGAGATCTCCTGGCCGACGGCACTTACTGGGCGGCGCAGAGAATCGGCAAGGGGGCCGAGGCCTATGCGCACAATAATATCAAGAAAACCGAACAGCTGCCTTTGAAATTGTCGATGCTCAATCCCATCTATTTTCTCATGTACGCGACCGGCGAGAAAATGAATATCACCCAGATTGAAGGACAGTTTCCCCAGACACCCTTTATGACCCGTGAGGAGCGGGAAGCGTTCGTCGCCGACTGGATTCAGGTTCCCGATGATCGTTTCAAACAATACCTGCTCGATTGGGAGCCCCGCGGAGAAAACTCCATGCCTTTTTACCCGACGGTGCCGATGTGCTGCGATATCGTCGACTGGCAGGAGCGGATGCATTACATCGACGATGCTCTCGGCGTGTGTGCCGGGTTGTCATCGTTTCCGCTCAAACCGCCCTATCATATTCACAATTATCCCAAGTTTATTGAGTCCGGCGCCGGCATTGCCATGGACAAGGACAAACTGACCCTGGCCGCCAAGCGCTATCGCACCCTGGTCCGGGCCATTAATATTCGGCGGGGTATGCGTCGCAGTGATGAAAAACCGCCGGAGAACCATTGGAAGAAAAGATTTCCAGAACTTGAAGCCCAGCTGTTGGATGAGTACTACAAACTGAAGGGCTGGAATAATGACGGCATTCCCACGAAAGAGAGCCTGGCCGAGCTTTCCTTGGACTACGTCGGCGAGGATTTTATCGCGCGGGGAATTTTGACCGAGAGTGAAGCGGATTCGACCGCAACCGCAAAGGAGCAGGGGGAATGA
- a CDS encoding (4Fe-4S)-binding protein — MTTVTAAQKTKIVKTISIDVDKCNGCRACEVICSAAHASPKYSSNNPARSRIRIIRDPLRDIYVPVLAGEYTVAECAGRDKYIIDGKEYDECSFCRASCPSREEFKEPNSGLPLKCDMCEGEEGGPLCVRWCLADALVYEEREELVEDQDRPADLEVGLEALADKFGLEKLREALARLSCKD; from the coding sequence ATGACTACCGTGACCGCCGCCCAGAAAACAAAAATCGTCAAGACCATCAGCATTGATGTTGATAAATGCAACGGCTGCCGGGCCTGCGAGGTGATCTGTTCCGCCGCGCATGCTTCTCCGAAATACAGTAGCAATAATCCGGCCCGTTCCCGGATTCGGATTATCCGCGATCCCTTAAGAGATATCTATGTCCCGGTTCTGGCCGGGGAGTACACGGTGGCCGAATGCGCCGGTCGCGACAAGTACATAATTGACGGTAAGGAATATGATGAATGTTCCTTCTGCCGGGCTTCTTGTCCCTCGCGCGAGGAATTTAAGGAACCGAATTCAGGCCTGCCGCTCAAATGCGACATGTGTGAAGGCGAGGAGGGAGGGCCGCTGTGTGTCAGATGGTGTTTGGCTGACGCCCTGGTCTACGAAGAGCGTGAAGAGCTGGTCGAGGATCAGGACCGCCCGGCGGATCTGGAAGTCGGCCTGGAAGCCTTGGCCGATAAATTCGGTCTGGAAAAGTTACGGGAAGCCCTGGCCCGTCTCTCTTGCAAAGATTAG
- a CDS encoding (Fe-S)-binding protein: METVAPFSEIVDEIKEAGGETFKLCYQCGKCDAVCPWNRVITFSMRKVIREAAFGLTDIEGDSFWRCTTCGRCMLQCPRQVRQIELGVSLRRLATQYQVFPASVKPVRTMSGSLAGDGNPLNEDRQKRGDWARGLPVKPFAAGMEILYFVGCYLSYDARLKKVAVATARILDKAGVDFGILGARESCCGESIRKTGDEEVFRRLATDNIKTFIDSGVKRILVSSPHCYHTLKNEYPEFMVHFEIVHLAQYLEELILAGRLTVGGVYARKVTYHDPCYLGRHNNIYEEPRTLLGRVAGLELVEMADNRADSLCCGGGGGRIWMETAKAERFSDLRVKQAQTVGAEVLATACPYCITNFEESRLSLDPDNQLEIKDLAEIISDVI, encoded by the coding sequence GTGGAAACTGTAGCCCCATTCAGTGAAATCGTAGATGAAATAAAAGAAGCCGGCGGCGAGACCTTTAAGCTCTGTTACCAGTGCGGCAAATGTGACGCCGTCTGTCCCTGGAACCGGGTCATAACCTTCAGCATGCGCAAGGTTATTCGGGAGGCCGCTTTCGGCCTGACCGATATCGAAGGCGACAGCTTCTGGCGCTGTACGACCTGCGGGCGCTGCATGCTGCAGTGCCCCCGCCAGGTCAGGCAGATTGAACTCGGAGTGTCGCTACGGCGGCTTGCGACGCAGTATCAGGTCTTTCCTGCTTCGGTAAAGCCCGTGCGGACAATGAGCGGCAGCCTGGCCGGGGACGGCAATCCCCTGAACGAGGATCGTCAGAAACGGGGCGACTGGGCCAGGGGACTGCCGGTCAAGCCCTTTGCCGCGGGGATGGAAATCCTTTACTTTGTCGGCTGTTATCTGAGCTATGACGCACGGCTTAAAAAGGTGGCGGTGGCCACCGCCAGGATTCTCGATAAGGCTGGAGTTGACTTCGGCATTCTCGGAGCCCGAGAAAGTTGTTGTGGGGAGAGTATCCGCAAAACCGGTGATGAAGAGGTTTTTCGCCGCCTGGCCACGGATAATATCAAAACCTTCATCGACAGCGGGGTCAAACGCATCCTGGTGTCATCGCCGCATTGCTACCATACCCTGAAGAACGAGTATCCCGAATTCATGGTTCATTTCGAGATTGTGCATCTGGCCCAATATCTCGAAGAATTGATCCTTGCGGGCCGGCTGACGGTCGGTGGTGTCTATGCTCGCAAGGTCACCTATCATGATCCCTGCTATCTGGGCCGGCATAATAATATCTATGAGGAGCCTCGCACCCTGCTGGGTCGGGTAGCCGGCCTTGAGCTGGTGGAAATGGCCGATAATCGCGCCGACAGCCTGTGCTGCGGCGGCGGCGGCGGCCGGATCTGGATGGAAACCGCCAAGGCGGAAAGATTCTCCGATCTTCGGGTCAAACAGGCTCAGACGGTCGGCGCCGAGGTGCTGGCGACCGCCTGTCCCTATTGTATTACCAATTTCGAGGAGAGCCGCTTGAGCCTGGATCCCGACAATCAGCTTGAGATCAAGGATCTTGCCGAAATAATCAGCGACGTGATTTAG
- a CDS encoding FAD-dependent oxidoreductase: protein MPTEVLQLYGDFPRLNSFGDVLIVGGGVSGIQASLDLAKAGFKVYLVEKGPSIGGHMSQLDKTFPTNDCSM from the coding sequence TTGCCAACCGAAGTTTTGCAGCTGTATGGCGATTTCCCGAGACTGAACAGTTTTGGGGACGTGTTGATCGTCGGCGGCGGAGTCAGCGGTATTCAGGCCTCGCTTGATCTGGCCAAGGCCGGATTCAAGGTCTATCTAGTTGAGAAAGGGCCGAGTATCGGCGGCCATATGTCTCAGCTGGACAAGACCTTTCCCACTAACGATTGCTCGATGTGA